A window from Salvia miltiorrhiza cultivar Shanhuang (shh) chromosome 2, IMPLAD_Smil_shh, whole genome shotgun sequence encodes these proteins:
- the LOC131007603 gene encoding probable receptor-like protein kinase At1g80640 isoform X1, translating to MNLLFLLLLSIWVFSFPTLSVPLDVKPDPPAADPVIPTEKDPFFKNSSDLGAHSPEVAEVNLVHHQDLNKKILVALVVSSSLLGVILLLLSCFWIFRLRKKSNAKSHQNSDAANGISFGPILDKFPSMRIGGKKGSIAAIEYQLLVTATNNFDEANILGEGGLGRVYKAHFNDHFHAAVKKIYAGGLEAEREFENEVESLSKIQHQNIVSLLGYCIHGEARFLVYEMMENGSLELHLHGPNKSRLTWHLRMKIALDVARGLEYLHERCSPPVIHRDLKSSNILLDSNFHAKLSDFGLAITGGNSNKANIKLSGTLGYVAPEYLLDGKLTDKSDVYAFGVVLLELLMGRRPVERVAEAQCQSIVTWVRKSWSNMFTRHYSYILTFFNEQAMPQLTDRMKLPNIVDPAIVNTMDLKHLYQVKFLHRINQHPKLFLPSFEILAIYLFL from the exons ATGAAtcttttgtttttgttgctGCTATCAATTTGGGTTTTTAGTTTTCCTACGCTCTCTGTTCCACTCGATGTGAAGCCCGACCCTCCTGCTGCTGACCCAGTTATTCCCACTGAAAAAGACCCCTTTTTTAAGAATTCTTCTGATCTGGGAGCTCATTCTCCAG AAGTTGCAGAAGTGAATCTAGTGCACCACCAGGATTTAAACAAGAAAATCCTTGTCGCCCTCGTTGTCTcctcatctcttcttggtgtgaTATTGCTGCTGTTATCTTGTTTCTGGATATTCAGACTGAGGAAGAAATCCAATGCAAAAAGCCACCAAAATTCAG ATGCTGCAAACGGCATCTCATTTGGTCCGATTTTGGACAAGTTCCCTTCTATGAGAATCGGGGGCAAGAAGGGCTCGATTGCTGCAATCGAGTACCAGTTGTTAGTGACTGCTACTAACAACTTCGATGAAGCCAATATTCTAGGCGAAGGCGGGTTAGGCCGTGTGTACAAAGCTCACTTCAATGACCACTTCCATGCCGCTGTCAAGAAAATATATGCTGGTGGGCTGGAAGCTGAAAGAGAATTCGAG AATGAGGTTGAGTCACTGAGTAAAATTCAGCATCAGAATATAGTCTCTCTTTTAGGATATTGTATACATGGTGAAGCTCGTTTTTTGGTTTATGAAATGATGGAGAATGGATCTCTGGAACTCCACTTGCATG GACCTAATAAATCAAGATTGACTTGGCATCTGAGAATGAAAATTGCTCTGGATGTTGCTAG AGGATTAGAGTACCTCCATGAGCGATGCAGCCCTCCCGTGATCCATAGAGATCTCAAATCCTCGAATATTCTTCTGGATTCCAACTTTCATGCCAAG CTTTCTGATTTCGGCCTTGCAATTACGGGAGGGAACTCGAACAAGGCTAACATCAAGCTTTCAGGAACTTTGGGTTATGTTGCACCAGAATACCTGCTGGATG GCAAGCTTACTGACAAGAGTGATGTGTACGCATTTGGCGTGGTTCTTTTGGAGCTTTTGATGGGAAGAAGGCCGGTCGAGAGAGTAGCTGAAGCTCAATGTCAATCTATAGTCACCTGGGTACGTAAATCTTGGTCAAATATGTTCACACGTCAttattcttatatattaacCTTCTTCAACGAGCAGGCGATGCCTCAGCTTACCGACAGAATGAAGCTCCCAAATATTGTTGATCCGGCCATAGTAAATACTATGGATTTGAAGCATTTATATCAAGTAAAGTTCTTACACAGAATCAATCAACACCCGAAACTTTTTTTGCCATCTTTTGAGATTCTTGCTATATACTTGTTCTTATGA
- the LOC131007603 gene encoding probable receptor-like protein kinase At1g80640 isoform X2: protein MNLLFLLLLSIWVFSFPTLSVPLDVKPDPPAADPVIPTEKDPFFKNSSDLGAHSPEVAEVNLVHHQDLNKKILVALVVSSSLLGVILLLLSCFWIFRLRKKSNAKSHQNSDAANGISFGPILDKFPSMRIGGKKGSIAAIEYQLLVTATNNFDEANILGEGGLGRVYKAHFNDHFHAAVKKIYAGGLEAEREFENEVESLSKIQHQNIVSLLGYCIHGEARFLVYEMMENGSLELHLHGPNKSRLTWHLRMKIALDVARGLEYLHERCSPPVIHRDLKSSNILLDSNFHAKLSDFGLAITGGNSNKANIKLSGTLGYVAPEYLLDGKLTDKSDVYAFGVVLLELLMGRRPVERVAEAQCQSIVTWAMPQLTDRMKLPNIVDPAIVNTMDLKHLYQVAAIAVLCVQPEPSYRPLITDVLHSFIPLVPVDLGGSLRLTDSAISTCA from the exons ATGAAtcttttgtttttgttgctGCTATCAATTTGGGTTTTTAGTTTTCCTACGCTCTCTGTTCCACTCGATGTGAAGCCCGACCCTCCTGCTGCTGACCCAGTTATTCCCACTGAAAAAGACCCCTTTTTTAAGAATTCTTCTGATCTGGGAGCTCATTCTCCAG AAGTTGCAGAAGTGAATCTAGTGCACCACCAGGATTTAAACAAGAAAATCCTTGTCGCCCTCGTTGTCTcctcatctcttcttggtgtgaTATTGCTGCTGTTATCTTGTTTCTGGATATTCAGACTGAGGAAGAAATCCAATGCAAAAAGCCACCAAAATTCAG ATGCTGCAAACGGCATCTCATTTGGTCCGATTTTGGACAAGTTCCCTTCTATGAGAATCGGGGGCAAGAAGGGCTCGATTGCTGCAATCGAGTACCAGTTGTTAGTGACTGCTACTAACAACTTCGATGAAGCCAATATTCTAGGCGAAGGCGGGTTAGGCCGTGTGTACAAAGCTCACTTCAATGACCACTTCCATGCCGCTGTCAAGAAAATATATGCTGGTGGGCTGGAAGCTGAAAGAGAATTCGAG AATGAGGTTGAGTCACTGAGTAAAATTCAGCATCAGAATATAGTCTCTCTTTTAGGATATTGTATACATGGTGAAGCTCGTTTTTTGGTTTATGAAATGATGGAGAATGGATCTCTGGAACTCCACTTGCATG GACCTAATAAATCAAGATTGACTTGGCATCTGAGAATGAAAATTGCTCTGGATGTTGCTAG AGGATTAGAGTACCTCCATGAGCGATGCAGCCCTCCCGTGATCCATAGAGATCTCAAATCCTCGAATATTCTTCTGGATTCCAACTTTCATGCCAAG CTTTCTGATTTCGGCCTTGCAATTACGGGAGGGAACTCGAACAAGGCTAACATCAAGCTTTCAGGAACTTTGGGTTATGTTGCACCAGAATACCTGCTGGATG GCAAGCTTACTGACAAGAGTGATGTGTACGCATTTGGCGTGGTTCTTTTGGAGCTTTTGATGGGAAGAAGGCCGGTCGAGAGAGTAGCTGAAGCTCAATGTCAATCTATAGTCACCTGG GCGATGCCTCAGCTTACCGACAGAATGAAGCTCCCAAATATTGTTGATCCGGCCATAGTAAATACTATGGATTTGAAGCATTTATATCAA GTGGCTGCCATAGCGGTGTTATGTGTGCAACCGGAGCCGAGTTATAGACCACTGATAACGGATGTCCTGCATTCGTTCATACCACTTGTGCCTGTAGATCTCGGCGGATCACTGAGACTGACGGATTCTGCAATCTCGACCTGTGCATAA